A genomic stretch from Tenrec ecaudatus isolate mTenEca1 chromosome 17, mTenEca1.hap1, whole genome shotgun sequence includes:
- the LOC142430981 gene encoding mitochondrial import inner membrane translocase subunit Tim9-like, translated as MVIPEQKRESGIRKGDSNTPKKVAAQIQIKQFKECLGTYNKLKETCFLDCVKEFTTREVKLQEQNETLAAKAGLLGQPC; from the exons ATGGTTATTCCAGAGCAGAAACgagaatcaggcatcagaaaaggaGACTCTAACACACCCAAGAAGGTGGCTGCACAAATACAGATAAAACAGTTTAAGGAATGTCTTGGAACCTACAATAAACTTAAAGAAACCTGCTTTTTGGACTGTGTTAAAGAATTCACAACAAGAGAAGTAAAACTTCAAG AGCAGAATGAAACTCTAGCAGCCAAAGCAGGACTCCTTGGCCAACCCTGCTAG